From the Budorcas taxicolor isolate Tak-1 chromosome 1, Takin1.1, whole genome shotgun sequence genome, one window contains:
- the LOC128054894 gene encoding probable protein BRICK1 — MAGQEDPVQWEIHEDWANREYIEVITSSIKKIANFLNSFDMSCRSRLATINEKLTALERRIEYIQTRVTKGETLT; from the coding sequence ATGGCGGGACAAGAGGATCCGGTGCAGTGGGAGATTCACGAGGACTGGGCGAACCGGGAGTACATTGAGGTCATCACCAGCAGCATCAAGAAAATCGCAAACTTTCTCAACTCATTCGATATGTCTTGTCGCTCAAGACTCGCAACAATAAACGAGAAACTGACAGCTCTTGAACGGAGAATAGAGTACATACAAACCAGGGTGACAAAAGGTGAAACCCTCACCTAG